CGTGACAAACGTGATTCTGAATGATTTTGTCGAGGCCGCCAAGCCGCGCATGGCTCGGGTTACGACGGACTTTACCATCCGCGGGGGCATCCATACGAAGGTCACGACGGAGTATCGTCGACCGGAGTGAGAGAAATTGTAGATGGCTTTTCAGGGCATTACGGCACGCACCGACAGGGGGCGTGCCGTAATCACGTTCTTAGGGTCTAGGGCCGGGCTCGTCTTGCATATGATGGGCAACGACAGAGGTCACCTGATTTCTGTCATCGACAAATATCACGTGCGAGGTCAGGTTCGCCCACTCGTCGTCGGTCATGAGGGCCAGCGAGAGGATGATGACCTTATCACCGGGCTGGAACAGCCGAGCCGGTGGTCCGTTTAAACAGATGGTCCCAGAGTTCTCTTCTGCAGCGAGAGCGTAGGTCTGCCAGATGACTCCGTTTGACAAGTTGGTAATTTGAACCATTTCGTACGGCAGAATGTTCGCGGCTTGGAGAAGTTTTGTATCAACTGTGATACTTCCCATGTAATTCAAGTCTGCTTGCGTCACCGTTGCACGGTGAATTTTACCTTTGCATACTGTCCGTAGCACGAGACCCCTCCTCGTTTGATATCGGCCATCCATCGTCTGGAAGGTAATTCCCCATTCCTGAACCTATGCTTCTAGACGTCTGCACAGTCGCACAAATGTGGGCTTCATATAATGTGCAAGGTCGAAGGATGAGGTGACATACGAATGGCACCAAAACAAGTGCTCATTGGCGTGGCAACAACTGTGCAGCCGAAGGAGCGAATGGTTAAGGGCCGGCGTGTTAGGAGACCTGCAATTCACTACTGCCGGATGGCAGAATATGCGGGTTCACTCGGTGCAAGACTTATGATTTTTGATCCGGACAATGCAAATTGGACTGCGGGGCAACTGTCAGGGTGGAGACCTGTCAACATGGCGTATCCTTATCGAGATTGGGAGCGCTGCGAGGAACGACTGCCAGATGCAATTTACGAGAACGTTTTTGTGCACCTAGCCGTGAAGGGCAAATCCAGCAAAATGCGGGCAGCCGCGAAGGAACGAGGAATTCCTCTATTCAACCCACCGCTACCAAGCAAGTGGCAGGCGGTGTCATTTATGAAATCGGCAGGACTTGGGCAGTACGTCCCGGATACGTTTGTTCTTAGCGACATAAAACGGGCCGTACGTGCGGTGGATGAGTGGAAGGTCACGTATGTAAAACCGGTCGGAGGATACGGCGGATCCGGCGTGATGCGCATTGAAACCACCGGGAAACAGATGTACCGCGTCAGTATGGACCGTTCCGTCAAGGGGACGCGAAAGCAGCGGATAATGGTGACGCGCAGTGACCTTGAAAAGCTGCTGAGAAATCGCTCAAGGGTTCCACATTTGGTGCAAAAGGGCATTCGATTGTTGAAAATCGATGGGCGAAGCGTGGATTTTCGTGTCGTCACTGCGAGAGGGGCTGACGGCGCGTGGCATGTCATCGGCATCGTTCCAAAAGTCGCAGCTGCGGATGGTGTTGTCACGAACATTGTGGCCGGCGGTGAACTGATGAGCCTCGAGCAGCTCGAGTCACTGACAGCACGGCAAGGGATTACGGTTCCTGTTCGGGAATTGACTGCCTGCGCTGTCCGCTGCTCGGAAAAACTGGCGGAGCGCATACCGAAAACCGGTCTCCTTGGGTACGACATTGGCGTCGACACAAACGGCAAGGTTTTTGTTATCGAAGTGAATCCGAAACCGGCGAGGTCGCTGTTGACCGATGACATGAAGCGACTGATGGCCAAGCATACAGCTGGTTTCACCGTCTTCCTGGCGCGTCGCCGAGGGGCGCTCAAAGTGAAACGATCCGATGTCAGGATGACCGCTGCCTCGTGGGTGCAACGCTGACAAGGTGATCAGCGTATGGGGGCAAGGCCTCCGGAGGCTCGGAGGCTCGTGGGCGTCGACTGGCTCAGGCGCGAGGCGTATCACGCTGCTTCCGTCAAAAGGTGGATACCTGGAGGGTATCCACCTTTTGGAGTGCACAAAATTATCGCTGTGTGCTCAAACGACGGGGTACCCCAGAATCCACAAGAATTAAAAGTATCGTTGTGCTGGAAGGGGTGGGGGTATCGGGGGCAGCGGTAGGACACGATGAGACTGTCGATTAATTTAACAGTCTCGAACATCATCATATTGTCTACGATGCGTCAACACTGCCAAAACAGGTGAATAGGGACTCCGTTACACGTCCACATTTTCACGTCTGTCTTACCATGTGACTTCCAAATTCCATCGCGCCCGCTGGCTTTGGCTCGGTTGGGAGTTTGGGCCGCCGATTGCGAGTCGGGAACGCGTTATTCGCCCTGCCCGAAACACGTTCAAGTGGAAATAACGCGCTCAGGGCGCGTTATTCACTGAGACGGATTAAAATAACGCGTTCACACATCGTTATCGACTCAAGGTGCGAGCATAGTGCTTCCACAGCTCGTTATTTTTCGTCGGCACTATAGATTCAATCGGAAATAACGCGCTCAGGGCGCGTTATTGCATATTACTGACCAAAACCAAGACTATGTCCACGTGTGCTTACGCACCGTCAGTGCGTGAGGGAGTGCGAGTTAATCGACAGTCTCAGGATGATAGTTACGATACCCCCTGGGGTTCTGGGCTTGTCCTCAAACGGAACTGTCATTTCGTGTGGGGTTCCTTGTCGAAAATGATGATAAATGGTTGATGGGACATCTCTACGCTCCCCATTGTCAAGTTCCACATCAGTGTGTATCATCAGTGGGATTGGCCATGCAAGGAGCTGACATCATATGGGTTCCATCTTTCGTGAGTACCGGGATATCCTTCGAGGGGCACACCGAAATGTGCGACTTTTTTTTCTAGCATCATTCTTAGCTCAGTTTGGTATGGGATTCGCGGCTATCCTTTACAACCTTTACATTAAAAGTCTCGGGATGCCGGACACGGTGGCTGGGGCATACGTGTCTGCGAGCTCGCTGGCGGGCACGCTGTTCCTTGTGCCGGCGGGTATCATCAGTGACCGCATTGGGCGTCGAACCGCGGTGCTGATTGCCGGGGCACTGAGCAGCGTCGTCATGATGGGACAGGCACTAGCCAACTCATCCTGGTTGATTGTGACAGGCGCCTTCCTGGCAGGCATGGTATCTTCGGTGATTTGGGTTTCCGCGTTGCCGCTGCTTGCCGAAAACACGGAGAAGGAAGAGCGGTTTCACCTCTTTAGCGTGAACTTTGGCATCACCCTGGTTGCGCAGGTGGTGGGCAGCGTGGCTTCTGGGAGCTTGGCTCAGGGATTCGGGTCATTTTTGGGTGCCGTCTGGTCGATTCGACTGACGCTCTTAATTGGAGCCGGCATTGCGCTGTTCAGCCTCATCCCATTTTCCAAGATTGAACAGGCTCCGAACTCGCGCGTACGGCGTCGATTCGCTGGCGATGCCGAGCGGCAGTCTGACAAGGGACCGCGAGCTGGGCAGGGAGAGCGCAATGGAGATGGCAACGGAGATGTAGATGTAGATGTAGATGCGCACAGCGGCAACATCGAACGGCAGCCCAAGTTTCTTCGACTTCGGTCCAGATTTCGACTGCACGGTTCAAGGGATCAGCTGATGTTGGTAATGAAATTTGCCATCGCCTCAACCTTGGTCGGATTTGGAGCGGGGCTGGTTATTCCATACTTAAACCTGTACTTTGCAGAACGTTTTCACATGACCAAAGTCACGATTGGGATTGTGATTGGATTGGCTCAGGCTGTAACTGCCCTCGCGATGTTCATCGGTCCGGCGCTCGCACGCAGAATTGGGCCTGTGAAAGCGGCTGTGACGTTTCAACTGTCGTCCATCCCGTTTTTACTCACAACGGCCTACGCAACCAATGCGTGGATGGCTTCAGGCGCGGTGGTGGTCCGCAATGCGCTGATGAACGCAGCCAATCCCATTCAGGACTCTGTCATGATGGCTCTCGTCAGCGAGGACATGCGGGGCTTTGCTGTGAGCGTAGGGCAAACGCTGTGGAGTTTGGGATGGGCAGTTATGGGCCCTGTCAGCACGAGGATTGTTCACCACTACGGCTCCTATACCGGCTATGCAATTGTGTTCACCGCTACGGCAAGCTTTTACTTGATTGGCTCGGTCTATTACTTCTTAACGTTTCACCGATATGAGTCTGAGGTGTATGAAGGTGCAACAGACGTGGCAACACCGGACAACACTTGATGTCACGGTCTTGACAACAAGAGCGCGCTTGGAGGATTCACGGATAAGATGTGAGATTACCTCACAAATTTGCCGTGGTCCATGCCTTGATGTGATGGAAGTTGACATATCCTGTTGTTTGACAAGCACGCGGTGCGTTATCGTCATGCCATGAAGGGTTTGCACATCTTGTGCACCATGGCATGGAGGGATAGCGTTGTGAAGAGCCTTCAGCAATCCAGCGTCTTTGAAACGATGACACTGGCAAAAGAGGACGTCATGCAGTGGGCTGAGTTCATGAACAGAGTCAAGGCCATGGTAGAATCCTCGCAAATCAAGGTGGTGGACGTGAAACGGCACGGAGACAAGCTCACCATTACGTATCGCCGCCTCCTCTAGTGAACCGTGACACCGGGGTTGAATGTAAATCCTAGACCCGAAGTTGAAGTTAACATCGTGAGAAGCGCCACTGCGCCTACCCCTGCGCCTACCCCTGCGCCTACCCCTGCGCTCGGGCGAGTGCCCACTCGATGACCTCTCCGACGGTTGACAAGCCGAGTACCTTGCACAGGCTCGCCTCCCTTTGCCAGACAAGAGCCGTCATGCGGACGTCTTCGTCCGCATGATGCCGCGTACCGACTGGGACGTCAAACCATGCGCAAACCTCATCCAAAGTTGGAGTCTGCGGATGACCGAGCAGGGCCTGAGCGACCAATGCAGTGTCTATCACAATCGGGTGCAGCCGAAGTCGCCAGAAGTCGCGGGCCGATTTCTGCAGAAACGACAGTTCGTGCCGGGCGTGGTGAGCAACCCAGACAGAGGCTCCGGTACGCTTGAGGGTTCCGAATAAAACCTCTCGCCACTCGCGGCCAGAATCGAGAGCCTGTGGGGTGAGTCCGGTAAGCTCCCAGATGTGCGCCGGTACGAAGGATGTGTCAGGGTGCTTGACAAGTTCGTACTCAAGGTTTTGCACCCTGACGCCTTGAGAAGTGACTTGCTGGCGGAGGTTCGAAATTTGACCTGGTGACGCATGGAAAGCGTCCAGGTTAAGGTTTTGCAAGTGCAACTGAGCCGATGCAATCGAGAGGACGATGTCTGTTTGGGGAGCGAACCCGCTTGTCTCAATATCGAGAACAAAATAAGACGCTTCCTCAAGCGGCAGGTCCCAGGCTGCGGAACTATAGGGCCCATCTGTTGCACCATGGGGCGTCTCACCGAAGGTGCGGCTCCGCGATTGACGGGCGAGACGTGAATGGGCTGGATTCCCTCCGTGAAACCATGGCACGTTGCTTCACCTCGGCTTGCGAAAACGGCGCGAAATCATACGCTCCAGTTTTTTCGCGGTATCTATGTGTTCGGCGAGTGTCTCAAGCTGGGCCTTGCTCATCCGGAACAGCAGTAAGTCGTCTGTTCCCGCTTTGGCGTCCGGGTTATCGATGTATTGCTTGATTCGGGTTCGATACGCGTAGTCGATGCACGACTCGAGTCGGTGTGCGAGTTCGCGGTCCAGCGCCCCACACGCCGTGAGTTCCAAGAGTCGGTGCTGCGTGCTCACAGCAAACACGCCATGCGCGACCGCCAAGAGCCTGATGGAGTGAAGTACGGGACTTAATAGACCGCTCTTGATGTGCACACAACCGTGTCCAAAGCGGAAGATGGCCGGGTTTACACGGGCCCTGCTGACCGTATCCTGAATTCCGAGATGAGCCATTTCCCAACACAGATAGGGACTTCGTCGCAATTGCTCCTGTACACGCTGACGCAACGGTTCCCATGTTCTACTCCCATCGGGAAGCCTGAGGGGCTCCTTGGTCAGGACGCGGCTGTCGAGCATCATGAACAAGTACCGGACATTCTCCCAACTGGGAAACTGGAAGTAGGACTCTATCCGTTGTTCCCATTCCTCTTCTGTCCCGGACCAGCGTTCGTTGGTCCCCATCACGAACCCCTTGCACGGTGGGAAACCAAGGGCGGCCATTCGTTCGATAAATTGATAGAGGTAGGGAAGGACCGTCTCCATGTTGACCGGGTGGTGAAGGAACAGGGCGTAATCGAGATCGCTGTCGAAGACGTCTTCTCCGCGTGCGGTAGAGCCAAGCGCAATGTAGTCCATGTTCTCGCGATGGTGCTCGGGAATCACTTGTAACCACACGGCGCGCAAAAGGTTGATGCGAAGTGAGCTGTAGGAGGCCAGCCAGTCAGCAACAGGGGCGTCGGCACGCAACCACTGGCGCGTGATTTGCCGCAAGTGCTCCTGCCACTTGAGGATAGCAGCGCCTGTGGGCACATCTGGATGGGCGCGCCAGGACCCGTCGAATCTCGGTAAGTCAATCGTGTTCATGGGCTGCCTCCTTCGCACCAATCCTTGATATACTCAAACTAAACTCGCAATTTTTATGAAGTTCTGACGAATAAATCTTAACACGAGACGAAACCATTGGGGGAGTCGTCATGAGCGGCAATAAAGAGCCTGCGATGATGGACAGGCAAGTGGTATTGAAAAGTGCACAGACAGCGAATGTCAGATACGTTCGACTTCAATTTGCCGACTTGATGGGCAGCCTCAAAAATGTCGAGGTTCCTGTCCATGAACTGGAAAAAGTCATTGCCGGCGAAGTCGTGTTTGACGGGTCAGCACTTGACGGGTTTGCTCGGTTCGAGGAATCCGATATGTTGCTCCGGCCAGATTTGAGTACTTGGCTTGTATTCCCATGGTCTACTCCCGAAGGCAGAGTAGCACGGCTTATCTGTGACGTGTACCTTCCCGATGGCAGGCCGTTTGCGGGAGATCCCCGTGGGATTTTGAAGCGCAGCATCAAGCGAATGCAATCGCTGGGTTTTGATGGCCTGAATATTGGCCTTGAGGTCGAGTTCTTTCTGCTTCGCCTTGACAAAAGCGGTCACCCAGTTTTGGTGCCGAACGACCAAGGCGGATATTTCGATATCTCGCCGCTCGACACAGGTGAGAATTGCCGCAGAGACATCGCGATTGCACTCGACTCGATTGGCATCCCAGTTGAAGCATCACATCACGAGGTGGCAAGGGGCCAGCACGAAATCGACATCGAGAACACCGATGCGCTCACGGCCGCTGACAATCTCATGACCATGCGGATGTTGATTAAGACGATTGCAAGAGACCATGGATTGCACGCGACGTTCATGCCAAAACCGTTTGCTGACCTCGATGGTTCTGGTTTACATGTTCATCAGGCCTTGTTCAAGAACGGATGCAACGCCTTCCTGGACCCGTCGTCTCGCTTTCAATTGAGTGTCACAGCGGGCCAGTATATCGCAGGGTTACTCCATCACGCCCAAGCACTGACTGCCATCACAAATCCGCTCGTCAACAGCTACAAACGCATTGTCCAGGGTTACGACGCCCCCATCTACAGCGCCTGGTCTGTTCGCGACACCAATGCCTACGTGCGCGTCCCGGATGTGAGAGGAGACAGTACCCGCGTGGAATTGAGGGCTGCGGACAGTGCGTGCAATCCATACCTTGCGTTTGCCGCAATGCTCGAAGCCGGGCTTGACGGAATCACGAGACAGCGTATTTTGCCGGATCCCGTGCATCATAACCTGTTTGGTATAAGTGAAGTTGAACGGTTTCAGATGGGCGTTTCTTCGCTTCCTTCCACTTTGCTGCAAGCCTTAACCGCACTTGAAGAAGACGATGTTGTGCAGGGGGCTCTTGGCGAACACGCCTGTGACTTGTTTGAGCGCGCCAAGTGGCAGGAATGGCACGCATATCAAAGTACGGTCCACCGCTGGGAACATGAGCATTACCTTGACCTCTGATGAAATGGGGAGGGTCCAGGCGTTGTCCAGCCTGGACCTTGATTTTGGTCCTCGTTTTCTCTAACTTTATCTCTCGAATTTTGTCTCTCTAACTTGACCTCTTTGAGGTTATCTCTCTGGTTTTGTCTGTCTGCCAGACAACGTCACGCTGGTTGTCTGTTATTTCATCCGATATTTTCACATGACCCCCCGAAACGTTACACTTCTTACACGTACCTACTCCACCGCTTGTGGCTTGAAAATCTTCGCAAGTTCATCCGCAGATAGGGTTTCTGGATACGCCGATTCGCGGTGCAGCGTGTAGTCAAGGCCCATCAACTCTTCTTCTCTCGTAACCCGGATTCCCATGGTCACATCGACAAGTTTTAACAGGACCCATGATCCGATGCCGGAGAACGCGACCGTCGCGAGAATCCCGATGACCTGATGCCACAGTTGGACTGGATTTCCTGCAAACAACCCATTTGCGCCGGTTGAGTTCACCACCGTTGTTGCAAACAGACCTGTTGCGAAGGCTCCCCAGATGCCGCCGATGCCGTGCCCGCCAAACGCATCAAGGGCATCGTCATATCCAAGTTTGGACTTCATCAGTGTCGATGCAAAATAACAAATGATTCCCCCGACGAAACCAAGGACGATGCTGGCACCTGGTGTCACAAAGCCAGCAGCCGGCGTAATGGCGACAAGGCCAGCCACCGCTCCAGCGGATGCTCCGACGAGTGTGACATGCCCAGTGCGGAGTTTTTCAACCAACATCCAACCGAGGGCAGATGCAGCAGTTGCAGTGTTCGTGGTCAGAAACGCGTTGGCGGATACGCCGTTTGCAGCCAGCGCGCTGCCGGCGTTAAAACCGAACCAACCAAACCACAAGAGGGCCACGCCGAGGACAACAAACGGAACATTGTGGGCCTTAATCTCTGTCCCGTGCTCCGCCCGTTTGCCCAGATAAAGCGCTGCGACAAGTCCTGCAATGCCGGAACTAATGTGAACCACGGTGCCGCCTGCGAAGTCGAGGACGCCGAGTTTTTGCAACCAGCCGCCACCCCATACCCAGTGCGCCAGCGGGTCGTAGATAAGCGTCGCCCAGAGGACGATAAAAACCAGAAAGGCAGAGAATTTTGTGCGCTCCGCCAGACCGCCCACAATCAAGGCCGGTGTGATGATGGCAAACATCATCTGAAAGATGCCAAACACGCTTGCCGGAATGGTGGGGGCGTAGGAACTGGGGGCCGCACCCACACCGTGAAACAGAACCCACTGAAGGTTGCCGATGATGCCCTGTACATCCGGTCCGAAGGCCAGGCTGTAGCCAACAACCACCCACTGGATAGACACGACGAGTATGACGGCAAAGACTTGAAACATCGTCGTAATGACGTTCTTGGTCCGCACGAGCCCCCCGTAAAAGAAGGCAACTCCAGGTGTCATGATGAGCACTAAAGCGGAAGACGCCAAGAGCCAGGCCGTGTCGCCTGCGTTGATGGTGGGTGTGGTCGTGTTAGCAAAGCTGACAGCAGGAATACCCAAAACGAGCAATACACTGTAAAAAAATAGACGAATTTGGGTTTTACGAGGAGCTCTCAAGCCCATACCTCCTTAATGTTGTTCGGTGTTAGCAGTAAATTAGCCGGAGCGGTGAGAATGCTCAATAGCAAATGTCAGAAAAGTTAACGTCATTGGATGGTGTAAACGAATTCATTTGAATTTTCATGCTTTGAATTGCAACAAAGTGCCCTTGGTGACCAAAAAACAAGCATGGTTGTGAGATGTACGCTGTGCGTTCGGTCACATTTACACACTGAGAAGAGAAAAATCATCTTCATGGACTAAGTACGACAGTTCATCTGGAGCTTTCGAATAGTCTTTGGACTATCAATAATTAGTAACCTTTGGTCTTAAGGCCGCGCCCCCACCGCCTTTAACATTTGAACTAAGGAGTTAGCGACGTGTCATCGGCTAATTCAATTGATTCAGAGGTGAGAACATTGGGGAGCAAGTTCGCGGCTAAAGGTTCTACGGTGATGTATGTGTCGATGGGAACGATGATTGTGGCCTTCGTTGTCTGGTCAATGATTTCTCCCATTGCACCACAACTGCAAAAGCAATTTTCCCTCACGGAGTTCCAGAAGAGCGTCCTCGTGGCAACGCCGGTGCTGCTTGGGTCCCTGTTCCGCATTCCAATTGGAATGCTTACGGACCGATTTGGCGGCAGGCGGGTTTACACTTTGCTGATGCTTGTGTTACTGGTACCACTCTTTGGGATTACCACGGCGCACTCGTTTGCTGTGTTTGTGTTCTGGGAAGTGCTGCTTGGCATCGCCGGGACATCGTTCGCTGTCGGCATCGGGCACGTCTCTGCATGGTTTCCGCCGCAAAAACAGGGACTGGTCCTTGGCATCACCGCCCTTGGCAATGTCGGTACCGCAGTGGCGGGGTTCACCATTCCGAGT
The Alicyclobacillus curvatus genome window above contains:
- a CDS encoding aspartate 1-decarboxylase is translated as MLRTVCKGKIHRATVTQADLNYMGSITVDTKLLQAANILPYEMVQITNLSNGVIWQTYALAAEENSGTICLNGPPARLFQPGDKVIILSLALMTDDEWANLTSHVIFVDDRNQVTSVVAHHMQDEPGPRP
- a CDS encoding YheC/YheD family protein, with amino-acid sequence MAPKQVLIGVATTVQPKERMVKGRRVRRPAIHYCRMAEYAGSLGARLMIFDPDNANWTAGQLSGWRPVNMAYPYRDWERCEERLPDAIYENVFVHLAVKGKSSKMRAAAKERGIPLFNPPLPSKWQAVSFMKSAGLGQYVPDTFVLSDIKRAVRAVDEWKVTYVKPVGGYGGSGVMRIETTGKQMYRVSMDRSVKGTRKQRIMVTRSDLEKLLRNRSRVPHLVQKGIRLLKIDGRSVDFRVVTARGADGAWHVIGIVPKVAAADGVVTNIVAGGELMSLEQLESLTARQGITVPVRELTACAVRCSEKLAERIPKTGLLGYDIGVDTNGKVFVIEVNPKPARSLLTDDMKRLMAKHTAGFTVFLARRRGALKVKRSDVRMTAASWVQR
- a CDS encoding MFS transporter → MGSIFREYRDILRGAHRNVRLFFLASFLAQFGMGFAAILYNLYIKSLGMPDTVAGAYVSASSLAGTLFLVPAGIISDRIGRRTAVLIAGALSSVVMMGQALANSSWLIVTGAFLAGMVSSVIWVSALPLLAENTEKEERFHLFSVNFGITLVAQVVGSVASGSLAQGFGSFLGAVWSIRLTLLIGAGIALFSLIPFSKIEQAPNSRVRRRFAGDAERQSDKGPRAGQGERNGDGNGDVDVDVDAHSGNIERQPKFLRLRSRFRLHGSRDQLMLVMKFAIASTLVGFGAGLVIPYLNLYFAERFHMTKVTIGIVIGLAQAVTALAMFIGPALARRIGPVKAAVTFQLSSIPFLLTTAYATNAWMASGAVVVRNALMNAANPIQDSVMMALVSEDMRGFAVSVGQTLWSLGWAVMGPVSTRIVHHYGSYTGYAIVFTATASFYLIGSVYYFLTFHRYESEVYEGATDVATPDNT
- a CDS encoding DNA polymerase III subunit epsilon; translation: MPWFHGGNPAHSRLARQSRSRTFGETPHGATDGPYSSAAWDLPLEEASYFVLDIETSGFAPQTDIVLSIASAQLHLQNLNLDAFHASPGQISNLRQQVTSQGVRVQNLEYELVKHPDTSFVPAHIWELTGLTPQALDSGREWREVLFGTLKRTGASVWVAHHARHELSFLQKSARDFWRLRLHPIVIDTALVAQALLGHPQTPTLDEVCAWFDVPVGTRHHADEDVRMTALVWQREASLCKVLGLSTVGEVIEWALARAQG
- the glnA gene encoding type I glutamate--ammonia ligase — its product is MMDRQVVLKSAQTANVRYVRLQFADLMGSLKNVEVPVHELEKVIAGEVVFDGSALDGFARFEESDMLLRPDLSTWLVFPWSTPEGRVARLICDVYLPDGRPFAGDPRGILKRSIKRMQSLGFDGLNIGLEVEFFLLRLDKSGHPVLVPNDQGGYFDISPLDTGENCRRDIAIALDSIGIPVEASHHEVARGQHEIDIENTDALTAADNLMTMRMLIKTIARDHGLHATFMPKPFADLDGSGLHVHQALFKNGCNAFLDPSSRFQLSVTAGQYIAGLLHHAQALTAITNPLVNSYKRIVQGYDAPIYSAWSVRDTNAYVRVPDVRGDSTRVELRAADSACNPYLAFAAMLEAGLDGITRQRILPDPVHHNLFGISEVERFQMGVSSLPSTLLQALTALEEDDVVQGALGEHACDLFERAKWQEWHAYQSTVHRWEHEHYLDL
- a CDS encoding ammonium transporter: MNAGDTAWLLASSALVLIMTPGVAFFYGGLVRTKNVITTMFQVFAVILVVSIQWVVVGYSLAFGPDVQGIIGNLQWVLFHGVGAAPSSYAPTIPASVFGIFQMMFAIITPALIVGGLAERTKFSAFLVFIVLWATLIYDPLAHWVWGGGWLQKLGVLDFAGGTVVHISSGIAGLVAALYLGKRAEHGTEIKAHNVPFVVLGVALLWFGWFGFNAGSALAANGVSANAFLTTNTATAASALGWMLVEKLRTGHVTLVGASAGAVAGLVAITPAAGFVTPGASIVLGFVGGIICYFASTLMKSKLGYDDALDAFGGHGIGGIWGAFATGLFATTVVNSTGANGLFAGNPVQLWHQVIGILATVAFSGIGSWVLLKLVDVTMGIRVTREEELMGLDYTLHRESAYPETLSADELAKIFKPQAVE